A genomic window from Lotus japonicus ecotype B-129 chromosome 1, LjGifu_v1.2 includes:
- the LOC130748448 gene encoding uncharacterized calcium-binding protein At1g02270-like isoform X1, producing the protein MGTARWAKRMGRISRIGSFAIASSINDNQQQPCITCTTFNILAPIYKRIDHEDPSCRESDCKAYWMARNHRILDWLLNERSSIICLQEFWVGNEELVNLYEKRLGDAGYVSFKLGRTNNRGDGLLIAVQKEYFNILNYKELHFNDCGDRVAQLLHVELAFPFSQWRSSEIRQEILIVNTHLLFPHDSTLALVRLNQVYKILQYVESYQNDFQLKPMPIMLCGDWNGSKRGHVYKFLRSQGFVSSYDTAHQYTDAEADKWVSHRNHRGNICAVDFIWLLNPDKYRKLLKASWSEAVFGMFKYLLRRASLTESDAFAFLKGDNEDCITYAGFCEALRELNLTGHCHGLCEQEIKDLWVQADIDGNGVLDYKEFLQQIWNSAVSDQRDDNKNAEHYDVQEQTIGFSVKNAVLFPPEVEKGRWPEDYSLSDHARLTVVFSPIRMPCSQLIC; encoded by the exons ATGGGAACGGCAAGGTGGGCTAAGAGGATGGGAAGGATTTCAAGGATTGGCAGTTTTGCAATTGCTTCTTCCATTAATGATAACCAGCAACAACCTTGCATTACCTGCACTACTTTTAATATTCTTGCTCCTATTTACAAGCGAATTGACCATGag GACCCTAGTTGCCGCGAGAGCGATTGTAAAGCGTATTGGATGGCCAGGAATCATAGGATTTTGGATTGGTTGTTGAATGAGAGATCTTCTATTATCTGTCTTCAG GAGTTTTGGGTTGGAAACGAAGAGCTTGTTAATTTGTATGAGAAGAGGCTTGGCGATGCTGGCTATGTTAGTTTCAAGCTTGGAAGGACCAACAACCGTGGGGATG GTCTTCTGATAGCTGTGCAAAAGGAATACTTCAATATTCTTAATTATAAGGAGCTGCATTTCAATGACTGTGGTGATCGTGTAGCTCAGCTGTTACATGTTGAACTGGCTTTTCCATTTTCACAGTGGCGAAGCAGTGAAATTAGGCAGGAAATTCTGATTGTTAACACTCACCTGCTATTTCCCCATGATTCTACTCTAGCCCTTGTACGACTGAACCAG gTCTACAAGATTCTTCAATATGTAGAGTCGTATCAGAATGATTTCCAACTCAAGCCAATGCCAATCATGCTATGCGG TGACTGGAATGGAAGCAAACGTGGACATGTTTACAAGTTCCTGAGGTCTCAGGGTTTTGTATCATCTTATGATACTGCACATCAGTACACTGATGCAGAAGCTGACAAG TGGGTTAGTCACCGCAATCATCGGGGAAATATATGTGCTGTTGATTTTATTTGGCTTCTGAATCCGGACAAGTATCGAAAACTGCTCAAAGCAAGTTGGAGTGAAGCAGTGTTTGGCATGTTCAAG TATCTATTGCGGAGAGCTTCACTGACAGAGAGTGATGCATTTGCTTTTCTAAAGGGCGATAATGAAGATTGTATTACTTATGCTGGTTTCTGTGAAGCACTTCGAGAG CTCAATTTAACAGGTCATTGCCATGGGTTATGTGAGCAAGAGATTAAAGACTTGTGGGTCCAAGCAGACATAGATGGAAATGGTGTTCTTGATTACAAAGAATTTCTG CAGCAAATCTGGAATTCAGCAGTTTCAGATCAGAGAGATGACAACAAGAACGCGGAACATtatgatgttcaggaacaaacAATTGGTTTCAGTGTAAAAAATGCGGTGTTGTTCCCTCCGGAGGTGGAGAAAGGTAGATGGCCTGAAGACTACTCCCTATCGGATCACGCGCGACTCACTGTAGTGTTCTCACCAATAAGAATGCCATGCTCCCAGTTGATTTGCTAA
- the LOC130748448 gene encoding uncharacterized calcium-binding protein At1g02270-like isoform X2 — protein sequence MGTARWAKRMGRISRIGSFAIASSINDNQQQPCITCTTFNILAPIYKRIDHEDPSCRESDCKAYWMARNHRILDWLLNERSSIICLQEFWVGNEELVNLYEKRLGDAGYVSFKLGRTNNRGDGLLIAVQKEYFNILNYKELHFNDCGDRVAQLLHVELAFPFSQWRSSEIRQEILIVNTHLLFPHDSTLALVRLNQVYKILQYVESYQNDFQLKPMPIMLCGDWNGSKRGHVYKFLRSQGFVSSYDTAHQYTDAEADKWVSHRNHRGNICAVDFIWLLNPDKYRKLLKASWSEAVFGMFKYLLRRASLTESDAFAFLKGDNEDCITYAGFCEALRELNLTGHCHGLCEQEIKDLWVQADIDGNGVLDYKEFLQIWNSAVSDQRDDNKNAEHYDVQEQTIGFSVKNAVLFPPEVEKGRWPEDYSLSDHARLTVVFSPIRMPCSQLIC from the exons ATGGGAACGGCAAGGTGGGCTAAGAGGATGGGAAGGATTTCAAGGATTGGCAGTTTTGCAATTGCTTCTTCCATTAATGATAACCAGCAACAACCTTGCATTACCTGCACTACTTTTAATATTCTTGCTCCTATTTACAAGCGAATTGACCATGag GACCCTAGTTGCCGCGAGAGCGATTGTAAAGCGTATTGGATGGCCAGGAATCATAGGATTTTGGATTGGTTGTTGAATGAGAGATCTTCTATTATCTGTCTTCAG GAGTTTTGGGTTGGAAACGAAGAGCTTGTTAATTTGTATGAGAAGAGGCTTGGCGATGCTGGCTATGTTAGTTTCAAGCTTGGAAGGACCAACAACCGTGGGGATG GTCTTCTGATAGCTGTGCAAAAGGAATACTTCAATATTCTTAATTATAAGGAGCTGCATTTCAATGACTGTGGTGATCGTGTAGCTCAGCTGTTACATGTTGAACTGGCTTTTCCATTTTCACAGTGGCGAAGCAGTGAAATTAGGCAGGAAATTCTGATTGTTAACACTCACCTGCTATTTCCCCATGATTCTACTCTAGCCCTTGTACGACTGAACCAG gTCTACAAGATTCTTCAATATGTAGAGTCGTATCAGAATGATTTCCAACTCAAGCCAATGCCAATCATGCTATGCGG TGACTGGAATGGAAGCAAACGTGGACATGTTTACAAGTTCCTGAGGTCTCAGGGTTTTGTATCATCTTATGATACTGCACATCAGTACACTGATGCAGAAGCTGACAAG TGGGTTAGTCACCGCAATCATCGGGGAAATATATGTGCTGTTGATTTTATTTGGCTTCTGAATCCGGACAAGTATCGAAAACTGCTCAAAGCAAGTTGGAGTGAAGCAGTGTTTGGCATGTTCAAG TATCTATTGCGGAGAGCTTCACTGACAGAGAGTGATGCATTTGCTTTTCTAAAGGGCGATAATGAAGATTGTATTACTTATGCTGGTTTCTGTGAAGCACTTCGAGAG CTCAATTTAACAGGTCATTGCCATGGGTTATGTGAGCAAGAGATTAAAGACTTGTGGGTCCAAGCAGACATAGATGGAAATGGTGTTCTTGATTACAAAGAATTTCTG CAAATCTGGAATTCAGCAGTTTCAGATCAGAGAGATGACAACAAGAACGCGGAACATtatgatgttcaggaacaaacAATTGGTTTCAGTGTAAAAAATGCGGTGTTGTTCCCTCCGGAGGTGGAGAAAGGTAGATGGCCTGAAGACTACTCCCTATCGGATCACGCGCGACTCACTGTAGTGTTCTCACCAATAAGAATGCCATGCTCCCAGTTGATTTGCTAA